A single region of the Winslowiella toletana genome encodes:
- a CDS encoding metal ABC transporter permease, whose translation MSLLQPFIEFGFMRRALVACIALSISATPLGVFLLLRRMSLVGDALSHAVLPGAAIGYLISGLSLVAMGVGGFIAGLSVALLSGAVSRLTPLREDASFAGFYLGSLALGVTLVSLRGSSVDLLHVLFGSLLAVDNQSILLVGSIAAITLMALALIYRPLVIDAFDASFLRAQSRWSSPLVNGIFLILVVMNLVAGFQVLGTLMSVGLMMLPATSARFWSIRLPGMLTAAIILAVIASFSGLFASFYLSLPAGPAVVLSAAILFFISILLGPCGGLLSSRRFLTTGKEKV comes from the coding sequence ATCTCGCTGCTGCAACCTTTTATCGAATTTGGTTTTATGCGCCGGGCGTTAGTGGCCTGTATTGCGTTATCGATTAGCGCCACTCCGCTAGGGGTATTTTTACTGCTGCGGCGTATGAGCCTGGTTGGCGACGCGTTATCACATGCGGTGTTGCCGGGTGCGGCGATTGGCTACCTGATTTCCGGCCTATCGCTGGTAGCGATGGGCGTGGGCGGTTTTATCGCCGGGTTGTCGGTGGCACTGCTTTCCGGCGCAGTCAGCCGCTTAACCCCGTTGCGTGAAGACGCCAGCTTTGCCGGTTTTTATCTGGGTTCGCTGGCTTTAGGCGTCACGCTGGTGTCGCTGCGCGGATCGAGTGTCGATCTGCTGCACGTGCTCTTTGGATCGCTTTTGGCGGTTGATAATCAATCGATCCTGCTGGTAGGTAGCATTGCCGCGATTACCCTGATGGCACTGGCCTTGATCTATCGTCCACTGGTTATCGATGCCTTCGATGCCAGTTTTCTGCGTGCGCAAAGCCGCTGGAGCTCACCGCTGGTCAACGGCATTTTTCTGATACTGGTGGTGATGAATCTGGTGGCCGGATTTCAGGTGCTCGGTACTTTGATGTCGGTTGGACTGATGATGTTGCCCGCTACCAGCGCCCGCTTCTGGAGTATTCGCCTGCCGGGAATGCTGACCGCCGCAATAATTCTGGCGGTGATCGCCAGCTTCAGTGGCCTGTTTGCTTCATTTTATCTCTCACTGCCTGCCGGTCCGGCGGTGGTGCTGAGTGCCGCAATACTGTTTTTTATCTCAATTTTATTGGGGCCATGCGGTGGTCTGCTCAGCAGCCGCCGCTTTTTAACGACAGGCAAGGAGAAAGTATGA
- a CDS encoding HHA domain-containing protein, producing the protein MTDKILTKTDYLMRLRRCRSIDTLERVIEKNKYELSDDELEVFNSAADHRLAELTMNKLYDKIPVSVWKYVR; encoded by the coding sequence ATGACAGACAAAATTCTGACCAAAACTGATTATCTGATGCGTTTAAGACGTTGTCGTTCAATTGATACTCTTGAGCGCGTAATTGAAAAAAATAAGTACGAATTATCTGATGATGAATTAGAAGTGTTTAATTCTGCGGCGGACCATCGACTGGCTGAATTGACCATGAATAAGCTGTACGATAAAATTCCGGTATCAGTCTGGAAATATGTACGTTAA
- a CDS encoding metal ABC transporter ATP-binding protein encodes MISLDKLQAGYRHQSVTPPISGRFLPGSMTALVGANGCGKSTLLKTLAGLLPPVNGSYQLSLPPSAVGWLPQQTEIERQFPITVFDLVAMGCWQRTGWFGCIGRQLRQEIMQTLRKVRMDDFADAQPGMLSGGQLQRVLFARLLMQQASLLLLDEPFTGIDSQTIALLLDLLADRHRQGCTLIVVLHDMSMVDTWFPQVLRLQDDAAEWRSRDVQAASLRQMGER; translated from the coding sequence ATGATTAGCCTGGATAAGTTACAGGCGGGATACCGGCATCAGTCGGTGACACCGCCGATCAGTGGACGCTTTTTACCGGGATCGATGACTGCGCTGGTTGGTGCCAACGGCTGTGGTAAGTCGACGTTACTGAAGACTCTGGCGGGGTTACTGCCGCCGGTGAACGGCTCATATCAGTTATCGCTGCCGCCCTCTGCCGTTGGCTGGCTACCGCAGCAGACGGAAATCGAACGCCAGTTCCCGATCACCGTGTTTGATCTGGTGGCGATGGGGTGCTGGCAGCGCACCGGCTGGTTTGGCTGCATTGGCCGTCAGCTGCGTCAGGAGATTATGCAAACGTTGCGTAAGGTGAGAATGGACGATTTTGCCGATGCGCAACCCGGAATGCTGTCTGGTGGCCAGTTACAGCGGGTGCTGTTTGCGCGTTTACTGATGCAACAGGCTTCTCTGCTGCTGCTGGACGAGCCGTTTACCGGCATTGACAGCCAGACCATTGCATTGCTGCTGGACTTACTGGCCGATCGCCATCGTCAGGGCTGCACCTTAATCGTGGTGCTGCACGATATGAGCATGGTCGATACCTGGTTTCCGCAAGTTCTGCGTTTACAGGACGATGCTGCCGAATGGCGTTCGCGCGACGTGCAGGCCGCGTCGCTGCGCCAGATGGGAGAGCGATAA
- the tomB gene encoding Hha toxicity modulator TomB, with the protein MDEYSPKRHDIAQLKFLCENLYDESMATLGDSHHGWVNDPTSAVNLQLNELIEHIASFTMNYKIKHVEDTDLIAQIDEYLDDTFMLFSNYGINVQDLQRWQKSARRLFNIFIEECAQRPLSASHSF; encoded by the coding sequence ATGGACGAATACTCACCGAAAAGGCATGATATTGCTCAATTGAAATTCTTGTGTGAAAATCTGTATGACGAGAGTATGGCAACCCTGGGCGACAGTCACCATGGGTGGGTCAACGACCCGACGTCAGCCGTCAATTTACAACTTAACGAATTGATTGAGCATATCGCTTCTTTCACCATGAATTACAAAATTAAACACGTTGAAGATACGGATCTGATTGCTCAAATTGATGAATATCTTGATGACACATTTATGCTTTTTAGTAACTACGGTATTAATGTGCAGGATCTTCAACGTTGGCAGAAATCAGCCCGGCGACTTTTTAACATCTTCATCGAAGAATGCGCTCAGCGACCTTTATCAGCTAGCCATTCATTTTAG